In one window of Fictibacillus phosphorivorans DNA:
- a CDS encoding TIGR02530 family flagellar biosynthesis protein produces the protein MSERIHAHQLYQPMLYPKHQQKKTDQSFQAVFQKELENQLTVSKHAQKRLQDRNITISETSWNKISEKVIEAGQKGIKDSLVIMKNVTLVVNAPNQTVITALDRNESTSQIFTNINGAIVIDE, from the coding sequence ATGAGCGAACGTATACACGCTCATCAACTGTACCAGCCGATGCTTTACCCGAAACATCAGCAGAAAAAAACAGATCAATCTTTTCAGGCCGTATTCCAGAAAGAGCTTGAAAACCAACTCACGGTTAGTAAACACGCTCAAAAAAGGCTGCAAGATAGAAATATTACGATATCAGAAACAAGCTGGAACAAGATAAGCGAAAAGGTGATCGAAGCGGGCCAAAAAGGGATCAAAGACTCATTAGTGATCATGAAGAATGTCACGCTTGTCGTGAATGCTCCAAATCAAACCGTGATTACAGCGTTAGATCGAAACGAAAGTACATCTCAGATCTTTACAAACATCAATGGTGCTATCGTCATAGACGAATAA
- the flgG gene encoding flagellar basal body rod protein FlgG, translating to MLRSMYSGISGMKNFQVKLDVIGNNIANVNTYGFKKGRTTFKDLVSQQISGASAPTAGAGGRGGVNPKQVGLGSQLATIDTVHTQGSLQTTARPLDLGISGDGFFVVNDGTNDYLTRAGNFYLDKSGNLVNSDGMFVKGYEPTPTNNGVNTGNASNIVIPSTAKSFSIGPDGTVNYIIEGASEPKVAGQIFIAKFSNDGALEKAGGNLYRESSNSGLPLKNSPTTYNGAVVSAPGKNGAGTLVAGALEMSNVDLSEEFTEMIVAQRGFQANTRIITTSDEILQELVNLKR from the coding sequence ATGTTACGTTCTATGTATTCAGGAATCAGTGGTATGAAAAACTTTCAGGTGAAGCTAGATGTAATCGGTAATAACATCGCAAACGTAAATACGTATGGATTTAAGAAGGGCCGTACAACTTTTAAGGACCTTGTGAGTCAGCAGATCTCAGGGGCTAGTGCTCCAACTGCAGGAGCTGGTGGAAGAGGTGGGGTTAATCCTAAACAAGTCGGATTAGGATCTCAATTAGCTACTATCGATACTGTGCATACACAAGGTAGTTTACAAACTACTGCACGACCATTAGATTTAGGTATTTCTGGTGATGGCTTTTTTGTTGTAAACGATGGAACGAATGATTATTTAACGAGAGCAGGAAACTTCTATCTTGATAAATCAGGGAATTTAGTAAACTCTGATGGAATGTTTGTAAAAGGGTATGAACCCACTCCAACAAACAATGGGGTAAATACGGGCAATGCAAGTAATATTGTAATTCCATCTACTGCAAAAAGCTTTAGTATAGGACCGGATGGAACAGTAAATTACATTATTGAAGGAGCAAGTGAACCTAAAGTAGCTGGCCAAATTTTTATCGCAAAGTTTTCAAATGACGGAGCATTAGAAAAAGCGGGTGGTAACCTTTATAGAGAAAGTTCTAACTCAGGGTTACCATTAAAAAATAGTCCGACGACATACAATGGTGCTGTCGTTTCTGCACCAGGTAAAAATGGAGCAGGCACACTAGTAGCAGGTGCTCTCGAAATGTCCAACGTAGACTTATCTGAAGAGTTCACTGAGATGATTGTTGCACAGCGTGGTTTCCAAGCGAATACCAGAATCATTACAACATCAGATGAGATCCTTCAAGAACTTGTGAACTTAAAACGTTAA
- a CDS encoding flagellar FlbD family protein: MISLTQLNGNTFTLNAIYIEQIQSFPDTTITLTTGKKFVVKESEEEVAQLIAAFYRNITLLPISQKREGL; this comes from the coding sequence ATGATTTCTTTAACACAACTAAACGGCAATACGTTTACGCTGAATGCGATCTACATCGAACAGATTCAATCGTTTCCTGATACCACGATCACTTTGACAACAGGCAAAAAGTTTGTGGTTAAAGAAAGTGAAGAAGAGGTTGCTCAATTGATAGCAGCTTTTTATAGAAATATTACGCTATTGCCAATAAGTCAGAAAAGGGAGGGTCTGTAG
- the fliL gene encoding flagellar basal body-associated protein FliL, giving the protein MGKNKVVTIMFSMLVAIGLIGAAGYYGFKQFSPKTEASEPTAEELDKLMVETNEMTTNLADQSYVKIQFKIQADNEDAKHELEKRLFQVNNLIIYEISNKKTEELSGQQGLISLEDKLKTEINKVMQDGKVVRVYTTQKIIQ; this is encoded by the coding sequence TTGGGAAAAAATAAAGTGGTAACGATCATGTTCTCCATGCTTGTAGCGATCGGTCTAATCGGTGCAGCAGGATATTACGGGTTTAAGCAGTTCTCACCTAAGACCGAAGCTTCTGAACCTACAGCAGAAGAGCTGGACAAGCTGATGGTCGAAACCAATGAAATGACAACCAATCTTGCAGATCAGTCTTATGTGAAGATTCAGTTCAAGATTCAAGCGGATAATGAAGATGCTAAACATGAACTTGAGAAAAGATTGTTTCAAGTGAACAACCTGATCATCTATGAGATCTCGAATAAAAAAACTGAAGAACTATCGGGACAACAAGGACTGATTTCACTTGAGGACAAGTTGAAAACAGAGATTAATAAGGTTATGCAAGATGGGAAAGTAGTCAGAGTCTACACAACTCAAAAGATCATACAATAA
- the fliM gene encoding flagellar motor switch protein FliM has protein sequence MVDVLSQNEIDALLSALSTGEMDAEELKKEESEKKVKVYDFKRALRFSKEQIRSLTRLHENFARLLTTYFSAQLRTYVQIGVASVDQLPYEEFIRSVPKMTLLNVFEAHPFEGRILMEVNPNIAYAMLDRVMGGSGAGMNKIENLTEIETRIMNQLFENTLDSFKEAWTSVIELEPFMLDLEVNPQFLQMVSPNETVVVISLNTTIGETSGMINICLPHVVIEPIIPKLSVHHWMQNKKKTPIPGETEFIEQKIKNAFLPFKVELGSSDMSIEEFLNLSIGDCIELDQRINQPLVIKVENNPKFYGQPGKVKKKLAVQIIETIKEDEDQW, from the coding sequence TTGGTTGATGTTTTGTCACAAAACGAAATAGATGCTCTTCTCTCCGCCCTTTCCACCGGAGAGATGGATGCAGAAGAGCTTAAAAAGGAAGAGTCAGAGAAAAAGGTTAAAGTATACGATTTTAAAAGAGCCCTACGTTTTTCGAAAGAGCAGATTCGCAGTTTAACGAGATTGCATGAGAACTTTGCAAGACTATTAACGACTTACTTCTCAGCTCAGCTGAGAACGTATGTCCAGATCGGTGTTGCATCTGTTGACCAGCTGCCTTATGAAGAATTCATCCGTTCTGTTCCGAAGATGACGCTGTTGAATGTGTTCGAAGCCCATCCTTTTGAAGGGCGAATCTTAATGGAAGTCAATCCGAATATCGCATATGCCATGCTTGATAGAGTGATGGGTGGTAGCGGCGCTGGAATGAATAAGATCGAGAATTTAACTGAGATCGAGACCAGAATCATGAATCAGTTATTTGAAAACACACTTGATAGTTTTAAAGAAGCATGGACAAGTGTGATTGAACTGGAGCCATTCATGCTCGATTTGGAAGTGAATCCGCAATTTTTACAAATGGTTTCTCCAAACGAAACGGTAGTCGTGATCTCATTGAATACGACGATTGGTGAAACGAGCGGAATGATCAACATCTGTCTTCCACACGTTGTTATAGAGCCGATCATTCCTAAGCTCTCCGTTCATCATTGGATGCAGAATAAGAAGAAAACACCAATCCCAGGAGAGACCGAATTTATTGAACAAAAGATAAAGAACGCTTTCTTGCCTTTTAAAGTTGAATTAGGATCTTCAGACATGTCAATCGAAGAATTTCTAAACTTATCAATTGGTGATTGTATTGAACTAGATCAACGGATCAACCAACCTCTCGTGATAAAAGTAGAAAACAATCCGAAGTTCTACGGACAACCCGGAAAGGTGAAGAAAAAGTTAGCCGTTCAAATTATCGAAACCATTAAGGAGGATGAGGATCAATGGTAA
- the fliY gene encoding flagellar motor switch phosphatase FliY → MVSGDMLSQDEIDALLNGGSPSSSGETETEEYLSSIERDALGEIGNISFGSAATALSTLLNQKVDITTPTVTVVKRTELKDEFPIPHVAVQVTYTEGIEGANLLVIRKTDAQIIADLMLGGEGTNPSPDFGELQLSAVGEAMNQMMGSASTSMSTIFNKKVDISPPKIDFLDIESNTSLIPNEEILVKVSFRLKVGELIDSNIMQLIDAEFSKDLVHKLMNPEPVVEKEPVAEYVPHEEVAQPSAPVEHYQDRVHSEPRNNPQPAYQSQMRDVSIQPASFSDFGDYETNQRDTKNLDMLLDIPLQVTVELGRTKKTIKDILEMSQGSIVELDKLAGEPVDIFVNQKMIAKGEVVVIDENFGVRVTEILSQRDRLEKLK, encoded by the coding sequence ATGGTAAGTGGAGATATGCTTTCACAAGACGAAATTGATGCTTTGTTGAATGGTGGAAGTCCTTCCTCGTCCGGAGAGACCGAAACCGAAGAATACCTATCATCGATCGAACGTGATGCTTTAGGTGAGATCGGAAACATCTCGTTTGGAAGTGCTGCAACAGCACTATCCACCCTGTTAAATCAAAAAGTAGACATCACGACGCCGACGGTAACAGTTGTTAAACGCACCGAGTTAAAAGATGAGTTTCCGATTCCGCATGTTGCAGTCCAAGTTACGTATACAGAAGGGATCGAAGGAGCTAACTTGTTAGTGATCCGAAAGACAGATGCACAGATCATTGCAGACCTGATGCTTGGCGGTGAAGGTACAAATCCTTCTCCAGATTTTGGGGAATTGCAACTAAGTGCTGTTGGTGAAGCGATGAATCAGATGATGGGATCAGCTTCTACATCGATGTCTACGATCTTTAATAAAAAAGTAGATATCTCTCCACCAAAAATTGATTTTCTGGATATTGAATCAAATACGAGTTTGATTCCTAATGAAGAGATACTAGTCAAAGTTTCATTCCGGCTTAAAGTGGGTGAACTGATTGATTCGAATATCATGCAGCTCATTGATGCTGAGTTTTCAAAAGACCTTGTACATAAGCTGATGAATCCTGAACCAGTTGTTGAAAAAGAGCCGGTTGCTGAATATGTACCACATGAAGAAGTCGCTCAACCATCTGCCCCTGTAGAGCATTATCAAGATCGAGTTCATAGTGAGCCAAGAAATAATCCTCAGCCTGCTTATCAATCGCAGATGAGAGACGTTTCCATTCAGCCAGCAAGCTTTTCAGATTTTGGAGATTATGAGACGAATCAAAGAGATACGAAGAATTTAGACATGCTGTTAGACATTCCACTTCAAGTAACGGTTGAGCTTGGAAGAACCAAAAAAACGATTAAAGATATTTTAGAAATGTCTCAAGGTTCCATCGTAGAACTCGATAAACTAGCTGGTGAACCAGTTGATATCTTTGTAAACCAAAAGATGATCGCAAAAGGCGAGGTTGTCGTTATCGATGAGAACTTCGGAGTACGTGTAACTGAAATTTTAAGTCAGCGTGATCGCTTAGAAAAATTGAAATAA
- a CDS encoding response regulator yields MGERILVVDDAAFMRMMIKDILVKNGFDVVGEAADGAQAIEKFQELKPDLVTMDITMPEMDGISALKEIKKTNPEAKIIMCSAMGQQAMVIDAIQAGAKDFIVKPFAADRVIEAIKKTLG; encoded by the coding sequence ATGGGAGAACGTATTTTAGTTGTTGATGATGCAGCATTTATGAGAATGATGATCAAAGATATCTTAGTAAAAAATGGATTTGATGTTGTAGGTGAAGCAGCAGATGGTGCGCAAGCGATCGAGAAATTCCAAGAGTTAAAACCAGATCTTGTTACGATGGATATCACGATGCCAGAGATGGACGGCATATCAGCTTTAAAAGAGATCAAGAAAACGAACCCTGAAGCAAAGATTATCATGTGTTCAGCGATGGGGCAGCAGGCTATGGTAATTGATGCGATCCAAGCTGGGGCAAAAGATTTTATCGTGAAGCCGTTTGCAGCTGACCGTGTAATCGAAGCGATCAAGAAAACTTTAGGATAA
- a CDS encoding flagellar biosynthetic protein FliO, translating to MYRWLISLFTAVCLSLVPYSVQAEGSSSGKSVYDTINKSDQKGDKEKAPATNSPDSPESESTFMMLVKLVFMLGIVLAILFFVLRFIQRKSVSFQDGKNIQSLGGIGIGQNRSVQLIKTGNSVLVVGVGDSVTLLKEITDEDEVQMMLDQRPSQNVSTMTNQLKLKWLKNRNEESSNTSAEKGTKDQTQSFKNMLQSIVQDKKNQQKELQRVLEKGKHHE from the coding sequence ATGTATCGATGGTTAATTAGTCTTTTTACAGCAGTTTGTCTCTCGCTTGTACCATATAGTGTACAAGCGGAAGGCAGCAGTTCAGGGAAAAGTGTTTATGACACCATAAATAAATCGGATCAAAAGGGTGATAAGGAAAAAGCACCAGCAACTAATAGCCCTGATAGTCCAGAGAGCGAAAGCACATTCATGATGCTTGTTAAGCTCGTGTTTATGCTTGGTATCGTTTTAGCGATCTTGTTTTTTGTTTTACGATTTATTCAAAGGAAATCTGTTAGTTTTCAAGATGGTAAAAACATTCAGTCCTTGGGAGGAATCGGAATCGGACAGAATCGTTCCGTACAGCTGATCAAAACAGGTAATTCTGTCTTGGTGGTAGGTGTTGGAGATTCGGTAACGCTCCTAAAAGAGATTACAGATGAAGATGAAGTTCAAATGATGCTCGATCAACGTCCGTCTCAAAACGTTTCAACGATGACAAATCAATTGAAATTAAAATGGCTTAAAAATAGAAACGAAGAGTCTAGTAACACTTCGGCCGAAAAAGGGACAAAAGATCAGACTCAAAGCTTTAAGAACATGCTTCAATCGATCGTTCAAGATAAGAAGAATCAGCAAAAAGAACTGCAGAGAGTGCTTGAGAAAGGGAAACATCATGAATGA
- the fliP gene encoding flagellar type III secretion system pore protein FliP (The bacterial flagellar biogenesis protein FliP forms a type III secretion system (T3SS)-type pore required for flagellar assembly.), translating to MNEFIPGLDLDFINNSDPANMETTIQLLLLLTVLSLAPSILILMTCFTRIIIVLSFVRTSLATQQMPPNQVLVGIALFLTFFIMAPVMHEVNKEAVQPLVKGEISQEEAFDKGSLPIKEFMAKHTRQKDLMLFMEYAGAKKPESIKDIPLTTLVPAFAISELKTAFQIGFMIFVPFLIIDMVVASILMAMGMMMLPPVMISLPFKILLFVLVDGWYLIVKSLLLSY from the coding sequence ATGAATGAATTTATTCCTGGATTAGACTTGGATTTTATTAATAATAGCGATCCAGCGAACATGGAAACTACGATTCAGCTGTTGCTGCTCTTAACAGTCCTTTCGCTTGCTCCAAGTATCTTAATTCTTATGACTTGTTTTACGAGGATAATTATTGTCTTATCTTTTGTTCGAACTTCATTAGCGACGCAGCAGATGCCGCCTAACCAAGTTTTGGTTGGTATCGCACTGTTCTTAACTTTTTTTATCATGGCGCCAGTGATGCATGAGGTAAATAAAGAGGCGGTCCAGCCGTTAGTAAAAGGTGAGATCTCTCAAGAAGAAGCGTTTGATAAAGGAAGTCTTCCGATCAAAGAATTCATGGCAAAACATACACGTCAGAAAGATCTGATGCTGTTTATGGAATATGCGGGTGCGAAGAAGCCAGAAAGTATTAAAGATATTCCTTTAACGACACTTGTTCCTGCGTTTGCGATCAGTGAATTAAAGACAGCTTTTCAGATTGGGTTCATGATATTTGTACCGTTCTTGATCATTGATATGGTCGTTGCGTCTATTTTAATGGCTATGGGGATGATGATGCTACCGCCCGTTATGATATCACTGCCATTTAAAATCTTGTTATTCGTACTGGTTGATGGCTGGTACCTCATCGTTAAATCATTGCTATTAAGCTATTAG
- the fliQ gene encoding flagellar biosynthesis protein FliQ, with the protein MDSQFVISLAEKGVYMTLLLCGPLMLLALIVGLIVSIFQATTQIQEQTLAFIPKIVAVLVGLVFFGPWMLSQILGFTSNIFQNLHTYIG; encoded by the coding sequence ATGGATTCTCAATTTGTCATTTCTTTAGCAGAAAAAGGGGTATACATGACCTTGCTTTTGTGCGGTCCGCTCATGTTACTAGCGCTGATCGTAGGTTTGATCGTCAGTATATTTCAAGCAACAACACAGATTCAAGAACAAACACTAGCGTTTATACCAAAGATTGTTGCCGTGTTAGTAGGCCTTGTATTTTTCGGACCTTGGATGCTTTCTCAAATACTAGGTTTTACATCAAATATATTTCAAAATTTACACACTTATATAGGATGA
- the fliR gene encoding flagellar biosynthetic protein FliR — protein sequence MVDLVAFPAFLLILTRVSAFFLTIPVFSNKNLPVMHKIGLSLFLSWIMLYAVDPKPIPLDGTFFLLIIKEAMVGLTIGFIAAIIFYAIQVAGGFIDLQMGFAIANVFDPQTGIQTPLMGRYLYTFAILFLLATDAHHMLLDGIFYSYQFLPIDSAISNFGDGGIMRFVLSVFSGMFLVALQMAIPIVGTLFLADLALGIVARTVPQMNIFVIGLPVKILIALVLFLVVMPAFFVSVQMLVDQMRDSMINLMELLGA from the coding sequence ATGGTAGATTTAGTTGCTTTCCCTGCTTTTTTATTAATCCTAACTAGAGTATCGGCATTTTTTTTAACAATTCCTGTGTTTTCCAATAAAAATTTACCTGTGATGCACAAAATAGGATTATCCCTATTTTTATCATGGATCATGTTGTACGCTGTTGACCCAAAACCAATACCGTTAGATGGTACATTTTTTCTGTTAATCATTAAAGAAGCGATGGTAGGACTTACGATCGGATTTATTGCAGCAATCATCTTCTACGCGATTCAAGTTGCTGGTGGATTTATTGATCTTCAGATGGGTTTTGCGATCGCGAACGTTTTTGATCCGCAAACAGGCATTCAGACTCCATTGATGGGTAGGTATCTGTATACGTTTGCTATTCTATTCTTGTTAGCAACAGATGCTCATCACATGTTACTCGACGGTATCTTTTATAGTTATCAATTCTTACCCATTGATTCAGCCATATCTAACTTTGGAGATGGTGGGATCATGAGATTTGTACTAAGTGTGTTCTCAGGAATGTTCTTAGTTGCTCTGCAGATGGCGATTCCTATCGTTGGCACGTTGTTTTTAGCCGACCTTGCACTTGGGATCGTAGCCAGAACGGTACCTCAGATGAACATCTTTGTTATCGGTCTGCCGGTGAAGATCTTGATTGCTCTTGTGTTGTTCTTAGTCGTAATGCCCGCATTCTTTGTATCTGTTCAGATGCTGGTCGATCAGATGCGTGACAGCATGATTAACTTAATGGAATTGTTGGGAGCGTAA
- the flhB gene encoding flagellar biosynthesis protein FlhB, with protein MRYPMQLQYFSGEKTEKATPKKRQESRKKGQVAKSADINAALVLFASVMFLSFMGSWMGQRLLHLFTYSLDKKLLYNVTESSIPKLFWELSLEVAIIIAPVMIAAMVAGVLGNYLQVGFLLSTEAIQMKLERINPLSGFKRIYSVRALVELSKSLLKILLIGGVTFFILWSERDIYLRMSLVSIESSLPVFGGLAVKMGFAASLVLLFLAFLDYMYQKYDFEKNIRMSKQDIKDEYKKSEGDPKIKGKIKEKQRQMAMRRMMQEVPKADVIITNPTHYAICLKYDDNSMDAPVVVAKGVDLIAQRIKEIAKEHNVAVVENKPLARTLYARVEIGHVIPEDLFKAVAEILAFVYRVKKKA; from the coding sequence ATGAGATATCCAATGCAACTACAATACTTTTCAGGAGAAAAAACGGAAAAAGCAACACCGAAAAAAAGGCAGGAGAGTAGAAAAAAAGGTCAAGTAGCCAAAAGCGCTGACATCAATGCTGCACTTGTGCTGTTTGCATCCGTCATGTTTCTGTCCTTTATGGGAAGTTGGATGGGTCAACGATTACTTCACCTTTTCACATACAGTTTAGATAAGAAACTACTATACAACGTAACGGAGTCTAGTATTCCTAAACTGTTTTGGGAGCTGTCTCTTGAAGTAGCGATCATCATAGCACCTGTTATGATTGCGGCTATGGTCGCGGGTGTTTTAGGAAACTATTTGCAAGTTGGCTTTTTATTATCAACAGAGGCGATTCAGATGAAGCTTGAACGGATCAATCCGTTATCTGGATTTAAAAGAATATACTCGGTGCGAGCTCTCGTTGAACTATCTAAATCATTGCTTAAGATTCTATTAATCGGTGGTGTAACTTTTTTTATCCTGTGGAGTGAACGAGATATCTATTTAAGAATGAGCTTAGTGAGTATTGAATCCTCACTTCCTGTATTCGGAGGACTTGCGGTCAAGATGGGCTTTGCAGCTTCACTCGTTTTACTTTTTCTTGCGTTTCTTGATTATATGTACCAAAAATACGATTTTGAAAAAAATATTAGGATGTCTAAACAAGATATCAAAGACGAATATAAAAAATCTGAAGGTGATCCTAAGATAAAAGGGAAGATCAAGGAAAAACAAAGACAGATGGCTATGAGGCGAATGATGCAAGAAGTGCCAAAAGCAGATGTTATCATCACAAATCCTACACATTATGCGATCTGCTTAAAGTATGACGATAACAGCATGGATGCTCCAGTAGTAGTGGCAAAGGGAGTAGATCTGATCGCTCAACGCATAAAAGAGATCGCAAAAGAGCATAACGTAGCGGTTGTAGAAAACAAACCTCTAGCAAGAACGCTGTACGCCCGTGTCGAGATCGGGCATGTGATTCCGGAAGATCTGTTTAAAGCAGTAGCTGAAATTTTAGCCTTTGTATACCGTGTAAAGAAAAAAGCGTAA
- the flhA gene encoding flagellar biosynthesis protein FlhA — translation MKARDMSVLAGVILIIAMLVIPMPTFMLDFLIITNISLALLIILIAMNTTQPLQFSIFPSLLLLVTLFRLGLNVSTTRSILSTGDAGNVVHTFGEFVVGGNILVGIVVFFILIIIQFIVITKGSERVSEVAARFTLDAMPGKQMSIDADLNAGMISDREAKERRETIEREADFYGAMDGASKFVKGDAIAGIIIVLINMLFGIIIGMLQMGLSFGESAELFTRMTVGDGLVSQIPALIISTATGIIVTRAASEGNLGFDISKQLLAYPVMLFVAGGTIIMLGLFTPINDFFTITIGGILAIGGYLLLKAEREQKVKEEVVEEDIQTEQLKSPESVVNLLQIDPIEFEFGYSLIPLADTSQGGDLLDRIVMIRRQLALELGMIVPVVRIRDNIQLQPNEYRIKIKGSQVAKGELLLDHYLAMSPGIDDEEVQGIETMEPAFGLPAIWIGEEMKERAEYSGYTVVDPPSVVSTHLTEVIKKHAHELIGRQETKQLVDHLKESYPAIVEEVTPDALTIGEVQKVLSKLLRERISIRNLAVIFETLADFAKMTKDTDLLTEYVRQGLSRQISKSYANENEPLHVITLGGSVEKKIADAVQQTEHGNYLSLDPQDSQSIFDSITSELESGRSFDQSVVLLCSPAVRMYVRQLIERYLPDVAVLSYNELEPELEVKSVGVVNI, via the coding sequence ATGAAAGCTAGAGACATGAGTGTTTTAGCAGGCGTTATTCTTATTATCGCCATGCTCGTCATACCAATGCCAACGTTTATGTTGGACTTCTTAATCATAACGAATATATCTCTGGCACTTTTAATCATATTGATTGCCATGAACACAACACAGCCTCTCCAATTTTCTATATTTCCGTCATTGTTATTATTAGTGACGCTTTTTAGACTAGGGCTAAACGTTTCGACAACGAGAAGCATCCTTTCAACAGGAGATGCCGGAAACGTTGTACATACTTTCGGTGAATTTGTTGTAGGTGGGAATATACTTGTTGGTATCGTAGTATTTTTCATTCTAATTATTATTCAATTTATCGTAATTACGAAAGGATCTGAACGTGTATCGGAAGTTGCTGCAAGGTTTACACTTGATGCGATGCCTGGTAAGCAGATGAGCATCGATGCAGATTTAAATGCTGGTATGATTTCAGATCGGGAAGCGAAAGAAAGACGTGAAACGATTGAACGCGAAGCAGATTTTTACGGAGCGATGGATGGAGCGAGTAAATTTGTTAAAGGTGATGCTATAGCTGGTATTATCATCGTCTTGATCAATATGTTGTTCGGAATCATCATCGGAATGCTTCAGATGGGCCTCAGTTTTGGTGAGAGTGCAGAATTGTTTACAAGAATGACCGTTGGTGATGGATTGGTGTCGCAGATTCCAGCACTCATCATTTCTACAGCGACAGGAATTATTGTGACACGTGCGGCTTCAGAAGGAAACTTAGGGTTTGATATCAGCAAACAATTGCTTGCGTATCCTGTCATGCTTTTTGTAGCTGGAGGAACGATCATCATGCTTGGGTTGTTCACACCGATCAATGACTTTTTTACGATTACGATCGGAGGAATTTTAGCAATCGGCGGCTATCTTCTATTAAAAGCAGAACGTGAACAAAAAGTAAAAGAAGAAGTGGTGGAAGAAGATATACAGACAGAACAGCTGAAAAGCCCTGAATCTGTTGTGAACCTTCTGCAGATCGATCCGATTGAATTTGAATTTGGCTACAGTCTAATACCATTAGCAGACACTTCGCAAGGCGGTGACCTGTTGGATAGGATCGTTATGATCAGAAGACAGCTTGCATTAGAACTTGGAATGATCGTACCCGTCGTTCGGATACGAGACAACATCCAGCTTCAGCCGAATGAGTACAGAATAAAAATAAAAGGCAGTCAAGTCGCAAAAGGTGAGTTGCTGTTGGATCATTATTTAGCGATGAGTCCAGGAATTGATGATGAAGAGGTACAAGGTATAGAAACGATGGAACCAGCATTTGGTCTGCCGGCCATCTGGATCGGTGAAGAGATGAAAGAACGAGCTGAATACTCAGGATACACGGTTGTGGATCCGCCTTCAGTCGTCTCAACACATTTGACAGAAGTAATAAAGAAACACGCACACGAACTGATTGGAAGACAAGAAACAAAGCAACTTGTAGACCACTTAAAAGAATCGTATCCAGCTATTGTAGAGGAAGTAACGCCAGATGCGCTTACGATCGGAGAAGTTCAAAAAGTTTTATCTAAACTTTTACGTGAGCGTATATCGATTCGTAACTTAGCGGTAATTTTTGAAACGTTGGCTGATTTCGCAAAGATGACAAAAGATACAGATCTTTTGACAGAGTATGTTAGACAAGGCTTATCCAGACAGATATCAAAAAGCTATGCGAATGAAAATGAACCTCTGCATGTCATCACACTTGGAGGGTCAGTAGAAAAGAAGATAGCGGATGCTGTTCAGCAGACGGAACATGGCAACTACCTGTCTTTAGATCCACAAGATTCTCAATCGATCTTTGACAGCATCACATCTGAACTGGAATCGGGGCGAAGTTTTGACCAATCGGTAGTTCTCTTATGTTCACCAGCAGTAAGGATGTACGTGAGACAACTGATTGAGCGCTATCTTCCGGACGTAGCGGTTTTATCATACAACGAGTTAGAACCTGAGCTAGAAGTGAAAAGTGTAGGGGTGGTGAACATCTGA